A single Populus nigra chromosome 13, ddPopNigr1.1, whole genome shotgun sequence DNA region contains:
- the LOC133671012 gene encoding pentatricopeptide repeat-containing protein At5g39680 produces MLKVQRKAYVPFRHAPFLLRPNAVPPSSPLDLIKLLKLSADTKNLKVGKTIHSHLIVTSQATENSIIEVNSLINFYAKVNQVSIAHNLFDRMPERNVVSWSALMTGYLLNGFSLKVIRLLKDMISNGNVSPNEYIFAIAISSCCDRGSVEEGRQCHGLLLKTGFSFHNYVRSALVSMYSKCSIVQDAMGVWNEVPVNDIVAYNSILSRLVENGYLREGLEVLRSMVSESVKWDKVTFVNAFSLCASLKDLRLGLHVHGKMLTSDVECDAYVSSAIINMYGKCGKSLMAREVFDGLQSRNVVLWTAIMASYFQNSCFEEALNLFSKMEQENVKSNEFTYAVLLNACAGLSARRNGSLLHGHSEKSGFKHHVMVGNALINMYAKSGDIEAAKKVFSDMMHRDIITWNAMICGFSHHGLGKKALLVFQDMLAAEEHPNYVTFTGVLSACGHLGLVQEGFYYLHHLMKQFGVQPGLEHYTCIVSLLSKTGQLNEAWNFMRTAPVKWDVVAWRTLLNACHVHQNYGLGRWVAEFVLEMDPNDVGTYTLLSNIYAKEKRWDGVVKVRKLMRDKKIKKEPGVSWIEIGNVTHIFTSEDNRHPDYGQTYQKVKELLAMIKPLGYTPDIGAVLHDVEDEQKEYYLSYHSEKLAIAYGLLKLPSEASILVIKNLRICDDCHSAVRLISKVTNRVIVVRDANRFHHFRDGRCSCLDYW; encoded by the coding sequence ATGCTAAAGGTACAAAGAAAGGCTTATGTGCCATTCCGGCACGCGCCATTTCTACTCAGACCAAATGCTGTCCCGCCCTCCTCTCCTCTAGACCTCATTAAGCTCTTAAAACTGTCAGCTGATACTAAAAACCTCAAGGTTGGTAAAACAATCCATTCCCATTTGATCGTAACTTCCCAAGCCACAGAAAACAGCATAATTGAAGTTAATTCCTTGATAAATTTCTATGCAAAAGTTAATCAGGTCTCCATTGCCCACAACTTGTTTGATAGAATGCCTGAAAGAAATGTGGTTTCTTGGAGTGCTTTGATGACTGGGTATTTACTCAATGGGTTTTCTTTGAAAGTGATTAGGTTGTTGAAAGATATGATTTCGAATGGTAATGTTAGCCCGAATGAGTATATATTCGCAATTGCGATTTCTTCTTGTTGTGATCGTGGGAGCGTAGAGGAGGGTAGGCAATGTCACGGGCTTTTGTTAAAGACTGGGTTCTCGTTTCATAATTATGTGAGGAGTGCTCTTGTATCTATGTATTCTAAATGTTCGATTGTTCAAGATGCAATGGGGGTTTGGAATGAAGTGCCTGTAAATgatattgttgcttataattcgATTTTGAGTAGACTTGTGGAAAATGGGTATTTGAGGGAGGGTTTGGAGGTCCTGAGGAGTATGGTCAGCGAGTCTGTGAAGTGGGATAAGGTTACTTTTGTTAATGCTTTTAGTCTTTGTGCTTCTCTTAAAGATTTGAGATTGGGTTTGCATGTTCATGGCAAGATGTTGACGAGTGATGTTGAATGTGATGCATATGTTAGCAGTGCAATCATAAATATGTACGGGAAATGTGGAAAGAGTTTGATGGCAAGGGAGGTCTTTGATGGTTTGCAAAGTCGGAATGTTGTGTTATGGACAGCGATCATGGCTTCTTACTTTCAAAATAGTTGCTTTGAAGAAGCactgaatttattttcaaaaatggaGCAGGAAAATgtaaaatcaaatgaatttaCATATGCTGTCTTGTTAAATGCTTGTGCGGGCCTGTCTGCGCGAAGAAATGGGTCTTTGTTACATGGACACAGTGAGAAGTCGGGCTTTAAGCACCATGTTATGGTTGGAAATGctttaataaatatgtatgCAAAGAGTGGCGACATTGAGGCAGCTAAGAAAGTATTTTCAGATATGATGCATCGTGACATCATTACTTGGAATGCAATGATATGTGGCTTCTCACACCATGGGCTTGGAAAGAAAGCTCTTCTTGTGTTTCAAGACATGTTGGCTGCAGAAGAGCATCCTAACTATGTAACTTTTACTGGGGTTCTCTCTGCTTGTGGCCATCTGGGTCTAGTGCAAGAGGGATTCTATTATCTGCACCACCTAATGAAACAGTTTGGTGTCCAACCTGGATTGGAACACTATACTTGTATTGTTAGCCTTCTAAGCAAGACAGGACAACTTAATGAAGCCTGGAATTTTATGAGGACAGCACCAGTTAAATGGGATGTTGTTGCCTGGCGTACTTTGCTCAATGCATGCCATGTCCATCAGAACTACGGCTTGGGAAGGTGGGTTGCAGAATTTGTCTTGGAGATGGACCCTAATGATGTAGGGACTTACACACTGTTATCTAATATCTATGCCAAGGAAAAGAGATGGGATGGAGTTGTCAAGGTTAGAAAGTTGATGAGGGACAAAAAGATTAAGAAAGAACCTGGGGTGAGCTGGATAGAGATTGGAAATGTCACCCATATATTTACTTCGGAAGACAATAGGCATCCAGATTATGGTCAGACTTATCAAAAAGTAAAGGAACTCTTAGCTATGATTAAGCCACTGGGTTATACTCCAGATATTGGTGCAGTACTGCATGATGTAGAGGATGAACAGAAGGAATATTATCTTAGTTATCACAGTGAGAAGCTGGCCATAGCTTATGGACTTCTGAAGTTGCCATCAGAAGCATCCATCCTTGTAATTAAGAACCTTAGGATATGCGATGATTGCCATTCAGCTGTGAGACTTATTTCAAAGGTTACAAACAGAGTGATAGTTGTTAGAGATGCCAACCGTTTCCATCACTTTCGAGATGGGAGGTGTTCTTGCTTAGATTATTggtga